Proteins from a single region of Bdellovibrio bacteriovorus:
- the ppk1 gene encoding polyphosphate kinase 1, producing the protein MNSVKATAPKRTSKKKSTRARKVQEHPLSSESLFTNREIGWLNFNRRVLAEAEDARNPLLERVRFLSISGSNLDEFFMKRVGGLKRHVAYGVSPKSADGKTPLFQLNEIRQLVNPMLKDQANCYLKNLKPSLEKEGVFLLSWAELSDKEKDSVKKYYNRNVFPVLTPLSVDPGHPFPFISNLSISLGVTLKHPNSEEKLFARVKVPKVLAPWICVDPEQTALRFISLLEVIKENLSDLFPSMQVLGVMPFRLTRNADSDQDQEDAEDLLEAIEEELRQRRFAEVVRLEHGPKPDPWMLKFLMEELEITEEDVYELPAMMDFTDLGFIADVNLPKLKFEPYTPVVSPAFAEDGVGIFNAIKLADQLIHNPYESFAASVEKFIRTASEDPKVLAIKMTLYRTGDNSPFIRSLIRAAEQGKQVVCLVELKARFDEERNIYWASELENAGVHVVYGVVGLKTHAKTALVVRQEQEGLRCYAHIGTGNYNVATSRFYTDLGLLTAKEEITSDVVEFFHYLTGRSLKTNYQNLLVAPVNMISRFKTMVEREAEHAQAGRPSQIIAKFNNFEENDIAVALYAASQKGVDVDMIVRGFCCLKPGVPGMSDRIRVRSIIGRFLEHSRLFYFRNGAKDPVDGEFYIGSADWMYRNLHARVEAIVPILDRNLKEKCWEILQLFLKEKRQAWMMNSDGSYNREESNDIGIHQTMMQMAKSRVSLVEEPHQEGEH; encoded by the coding sequence TTGAATTCAGTCAAAGCGACCGCACCCAAACGCACTTCAAAAAAGAAGTCTACGCGGGCCCGTAAGGTCCAAGAACATCCTTTGTCTTCTGAAAGCCTTTTTACCAATCGGGAGATTGGGTGGCTTAATTTTAATCGCCGGGTTTTGGCGGAGGCTGAAGATGCGCGCAATCCGCTTTTGGAACGAGTTCGCTTTTTAAGCATTTCAGGTTCTAATCTAGACGAATTTTTTATGAAGCGCGTGGGGGGACTTAAGCGCCATGTGGCCTATGGAGTTTCCCCCAAATCCGCGGATGGGAAAACGCCATTATTTCAGTTAAACGAAATCCGTCAGCTGGTAAATCCCATGTTAAAAGACCAGGCGAATTGTTATCTTAAAAATTTAAAACCTTCTTTAGAAAAAGAAGGAGTTTTTTTACTTTCTTGGGCAGAATTGTCAGATAAAGAAAAAGACTCGGTAAAAAAATACTACAACCGCAATGTCTTTCCAGTGCTAACGCCCTTGTCCGTGGATCCGGGACATCCGTTCCCGTTTATTTCAAATCTTTCAATCTCTTTAGGGGTGACGCTAAAACACCCTAATAGTGAAGAAAAACTTTTTGCGCGCGTAAAAGTTCCTAAGGTTTTAGCTCCATGGATTTGTGTTGATCCTGAACAAACAGCCTTGCGCTTTATTAGTTTGTTAGAGGTGATTAAAGAAAATTTGTCGGATCTTTTTCCATCGATGCAAGTCTTAGGGGTGATGCCTTTCCGTTTGACCCGCAATGCAGATTCCGATCAAGACCAAGAAGATGCCGAAGATTTATTAGAGGCGATCGAAGAAGAGCTTCGGCAGCGTCGCTTTGCCGAAGTCGTGCGCTTAGAGCATGGCCCTAAGCCGGATCCTTGGATGCTTAAGTTCTTAATGGAAGAGCTTGAAATCACCGAAGAGGATGTTTACGAGCTTCCGGCGATGATGGATTTTACCGATCTTGGCTTTATCGCGGATGTGAATTTACCTAAACTCAAATTTGAACCGTACACGCCCGTGGTCTCACCGGCCTTTGCCGAAGATGGTGTCGGTATTTTTAATGCCATTAAGCTTGCGGATCAGTTGATCCATAATCCGTATGAAAGTTTTGCCGCCTCGGTTGAGAAATTTATTCGCACGGCCTCGGAAGATCCTAAAGTCTTAGCCATTAAAATGACTTTGTATCGCACGGGGGACAACAGTCCCTTTATTCGCTCTTTGATTCGGGCCGCGGAACAAGGGAAGCAAGTGGTTTGTTTGGTGGAGCTTAAGGCGCGCTTTGATGAAGAACGAAATATTTATTGGGCCAGTGAACTTGAAAATGCGGGCGTGCATGTGGTGTACGGGGTGGTGGGGTTAAAGACTCATGCCAAAACCGCCTTAGTTGTGCGTCAAGAGCAAGAAGGCTTGCGCTGTTACGCGCACATCGGAACCGGAAACTATAATGTCGCGACCTCAAGATTTTATACGGATTTAGGATTGCTTACGGCTAAAGAAGAAATCACGAGTGACGTGGTCGAGTTCTTTCATTACTTGACGGGAAGATCTTTAAAGACGAACTATCAAAACTTATTAGTGGCCCCCGTGAACATGATTTCTCGCTTTAAAACCATGGTTGAAAGAGAGGCCGAACATGCCCAGGCCGGTCGTCCTTCGCAAATTATAGCGAAATTTAATAACTTTGAAGAAAACGACATTGCCGTAGCTCTTTATGCTGCCTCACAAAAAGGGGTGGATGTTGATATGATCGTGCGTGGGTTTTGTTGTTTAAAGCCCGGTGTTCCGGGGATGAGTGACCGCATCCGTGTGCGTTCGATCATTGGTCGTTTCTTAGAGCATTCACGCCTTTTTTACTTTCGCAATGGTGCCAAAGACCCGGTGGACGGAGAGTTTTATATCGGCTCTGCGGATTGGATGTACCGCAATCTTCATGCACGCGTGGAAGCCATCGTTCCGATCTTGGATCGCAATTTAAAGGAAAAGTGCTGGGAAATCTTGCAACTGTTCTTAAAGGAAAAGCGCCAGGCTTGGATGATGAATTCCGACGGCAGTTACAATCGCGAAGAATCAAATGATATTGGTATTCATCAAACAATGATGCAAATGGCGAAATCTCGGGTTAGCCTTGTGGAAGAACCACATCAAGAAGGGGAACACTGA
- a CDS encoding LysR family transcriptional regulator has product MEQFDLNQIRNYVRLVQAGSFTKAAEILKQPKSRVSRHLAALEKELGLQLVYRTTRQFQLTEVGRVFYERARGLVEGLEALSSEVVENTSEVSGLIKITAADDVGVRQLPAVLDEFSKLYPQVRFELLLSQSYVDLVKESVDVAIRIGALKDSSLRVRRIGTVKSIFVATPGLLERYRQWEDLNSLESLPFIGMTSYPKIEFWRSGDSKKFSIRPKMAFMANNPSFQVQMALLGKGVAFVPEFLCQEHIQSGRLVHIHKNMRGNEVPISLVMPEQKEVSLKVKKFTEFASKKLKDLYS; this is encoded by the coding sequence ATGGAACAATTTGATCTTAACCAAATTCGCAATTATGTCCGATTAGTTCAAGCTGGCAGCTTTACTAAAGCCGCGGAAATTTTAAAGCAGCCCAAGTCGCGCGTCAGTCGGCATTTGGCCGCTTTAGAAAAAGAATTGGGATTGCAGCTGGTGTATCGCACCACCAGACAGTTTCAGCTCACAGAGGTGGGACGCGTTTTTTACGAAAGAGCCCGCGGTTTGGTCGAAGGCCTTGAAGCCCTGTCTTCGGAAGTGGTGGAAAACACCAGTGAGGTTTCAGGTTTGATTAAAATCACGGCGGCCGATGATGTGGGCGTTCGCCAATTGCCAGCGGTGTTGGATGAGTTTTCAAAACTTTATCCGCAAGTCCGCTTTGAACTTTTGCTTTCACAGAGCTATGTGGACTTGGTGAAAGAATCCGTGGACGTGGCTATTCGCATTGGCGCGCTTAAAGACAGCAGTTTGCGGGTTCGTCGCATTGGAACAGTGAAAAGCATTTTTGTGGCAACGCCCGGTTTGCTTGAGCGCTATCGACAGTGGGAAGATTTAAACAGTTTAGAATCTTTGCCATTTATAGGAATGACCAGTTATCCAAAGATTGAATTCTGGCGCAGCGGGGATTCCAAAAAATTTTCGATCAGACCTAAGATGGCCTTCATGGCGAACAACCCAAGTTTTCAGGTGCAGATGGCGCTTCTGGGAAAAGGTGTCGCGTTCGTACCTGAATTTTTATGTCAGGAACATATTCAGTCGGGTCGGTTGGTGCATATTCATAAGAACATGCGTGGCAATGAAGTTCCGATAAGTCTTGTGATGCCTGAACAAAAAGAAGTTTCTCTCAAGGTAAAAAAATTCACCGAATTTGCGAGTAAGAAATTAAAGGATCTGTATTCCTAA
- a CDS encoding PilZ domain-containing protein produces the protein MTSLARYHGRSPRYILNTEDDSLVRVAGPKQTPWEEGTEIKNVSLTGLAFTAPEDLCPLLGEVIKIQFTPPGSRQMACYGIVTRLENITSSEMLVGVHFYKLEMSQRIVLAQGLARKFKEAQDRGHIDDLLNRKSKPMTAEGWPKLFGMVVFGTMWGWTLSNLFRHDYSGIYKMLLDILK, from the coding sequence ATGACCAGTCTAGCTCGCTATCACGGTAGATCACCTCGATATATTCTGAATACGGAAGACGACAGCTTAGTGCGTGTTGCCGGGCCCAAACAAACACCGTGGGAGGAAGGCACGGAGATTAAAAATGTCTCTTTGACTGGACTAGCCTTCACCGCTCCGGAAGATCTGTGCCCGCTTTTAGGCGAAGTCATTAAAATCCAATTCACGCCTCCCGGTTCGCGCCAGATGGCGTGTTACGGAATCGTGACTCGTTTAGAAAACATCACCTCCAGCGAAATGCTGGTGGGTGTTCATTTTTATAAACTGGAAATGTCCCAACGAATTGTTCTCGCTCAAGGCTTAGCGCGCAAGTTTAAAGAAGCGCAAGATCGCGGGCACATCGACGATCTACTTAATCGTAAATCTAAACCCATGACAGCTGAAGGCTGGCCGAAACTTTTCGGCATGGTCGTCTTTGGAACAATGTGGGGATGGACTCTTTCAAATCTCTTCCGCCACGATTATTCCGGCATTTACAAAATGCTTTTAGACATACTTAAATAA
- the sixA gene encoding phosphohistidine phosphatase SixA, which yields MELIIIRHAVAEEREDFKKKGLEDNLRPLTLKGRKKMQKVCVYLRDFVEELDVIVTSPLVRARQTAEIISQIYYDTKVIETPELVPQSPPQAFLKWLRVQGRNYRRVAVVGHEPHISSFASYMLSGKLESFIDFKKSGVIGLELESFAQAEAGSAQLMYYLPPKFIVD from the coding sequence GTGGAACTGATCATCATTCGTCACGCCGTCGCGGAAGAACGTGAAGATTTCAAAAAAAAGGGCCTTGAAGACAATCTTCGCCCGTTGACCTTAAAAGGTCGTAAAAAAATGCAGAAGGTCTGTGTTTATTTGCGCGATTTTGTCGAAGAATTGGATGTGATCGTCACCAGTCCTTTGGTTAGAGCCCGGCAGACGGCCGAAATCATTTCGCAAATTTATTATGACACCAAGGTGATTGAGACACCGGAGCTTGTTCCCCAAAGCCCGCCGCAGGCTTTTCTAAAATGGTTGCGTGTGCAGGGGCGTAACTATCGCCGCGTGGCCGTGGTGGGGCATGAGCCGCATATCAGCAGTTTTGCTAGCTATATGCTTTCCGGAAAGTTAGAAAGCTTTATTGATTTCAAAAAAAGTGGTGTGATCGGTCTTGAGCTGGAATCTTTCGCGCAGGCCGAAGCAGGCAGTGCGCAGTTGATGTACTATCTTCCACCTAAATTTATCGTTGATTAG
- a CDS encoding efflux RND transporter permease subunit, whose amino-acid sequence MRVSDISIKNPVFAWMLMFALMIFGGISWSRMGVSQLPDVDFPTVTVSVTLQGAAPEVMETQVVDPIESSLMTVEGIQSIKSSSKTGSASITVEFDLDRNIDLAVQDVQAKIAGVQRLLPDDVDPPTISKTNPDDQPILWLALTYDKNDPEFLMRYARDYLKDRFTTVEGVGDIFLGGYTDPIMRVHVRPKDLIRYNISVNDVIDAIKSEHAESPGGYIQTEKKSYNVRTLGEAKTEDEFRALVISKRAGRGVADPTNMVRIRQVADASMGLDKIERMSRFNGIPALGIGIRKQRGTNAVAVAKNVKEKMKEIQPQLPEGMKIQVNFDSTKFIEQSVGELTHHLILAVIFTSIVCWIFLGSWSATFNVLLSIPTSLLGAFIGLYFLGYTLNTFTLLGLTLAIGIVVDDAIMVLENIFRYNENGRGRIESAILGAREISFAAMAATAAVIAIFLPVAFMKGIVGKFFMQFGVTISLAVFLSLIESLTITPMRCAGFVHHGERSTRIGRGFENFMVWLKVSYEKWLKSVLNHPWWTVVASIIFVVVSFGSIKLLNKEMSPAQDQSLFMARLIMPVGTSLEYTNLQTQKAEKWLMEQPEVKQVYAAIGGFGGGVSDANITMMFVTLKDKGQRGINKAKGKELSQQEFMQVAREGLSKIEDMRPVLLDLSQGGFSGGRGYPVEFTVLGSDWEKLAKFNTEIMKRMSESGLMVDVDSNYLLGMPEIQVRPNRLESAQHGVSVAAIGTTVNALIGGAKVGEYQVGGHRYDIKVKLVDQGDPMGEIKTLFVGNVQGNLIPMPKVTKEEIGSSLQSISRSNRQRAITITANLKQGVSQQDAMAKVDQIAKDVLVEPGYMIEQGGSSKTFKESFQSLIFALVLGLIIAYMVLASQFNSFIDPIVILVALPFSFSGAFFALLITGQSLNMYSMIGLLLLMGIVKKNSILLIEFTNTVRDRGTREAMAALIEACPIRLRPILMTSVATIAAAIPSATATGAGSETMRPMAICLIGGVFVSTALTLFVVPAVYLLMDKFKTRDEVREKTKQAFAAVGNEALE is encoded by the coding sequence ATGAGGGTGTCCGATATTTCGATCAAAAATCCAGTATTTGCTTGGATGTTGATGTTTGCGTTGATGATCTTTGGGGGGATTTCTTGGTCTCGCATGGGGGTCAGTCAGCTACCGGATGTTGATTTTCCGACGGTGACTGTGAGTGTTACTTTGCAAGGTGCAGCACCCGAAGTCATGGAAACGCAAGTGGTTGATCCGATTGAAAGCTCGTTGATGACCGTCGAGGGAATTCAGTCCATCAAGTCGAGCAGTAAAACGGGAAGTGCTTCGATCACGGTGGAATTTGATTTGGATCGCAATATCGATTTAGCCGTGCAAGACGTGCAGGCAAAAATCGCGGGCGTGCAACGCTTGCTTCCGGACGATGTGGATCCTCCCACGATTTCAAAAACCAATCCGGATGATCAGCCGATCTTATGGTTGGCGCTCACTTACGACAAAAATGATCCTGAATTCCTGATGCGCTATGCGCGCGATTATTTGAAAGATCGTTTTACGACTGTTGAAGGGGTCGGCGATATTTTCTTAGGTGGCTATACCGATCCAATCATGCGAGTGCATGTTCGGCCAAAGGATCTGATTCGCTATAATATTTCTGTCAATGACGTCATTGATGCGATTAAAAGCGAGCATGCGGAATCGCCGGGTGGTTACATTCAGACGGAAAAAAAATCTTATAACGTCCGCACTTTGGGGGAAGCAAAAACGGAAGATGAATTCCGTGCGCTTGTCATCAGTAAACGTGCCGGACGTGGGGTGGCGGATCCGACCAATATGGTGCGTATTCGTCAGGTCGCCGATGCTAGCATGGGTTTAGATAAGATAGAACGCATGTCGCGCTTTAATGGTATTCCGGCCTTGGGAATTGGTATTCGTAAGCAGCGTGGAACCAATGCCGTAGCTGTGGCGAAAAACGTGAAAGAAAAAATGAAAGAGATTCAGCCTCAACTTCCGGAGGGCATGAAGATCCAGGTCAATTTCGATAGCACCAAATTTATTGAACAGTCCGTCGGAGAATTGACTCATCACTTGATTTTAGCGGTGATTTTCACCTCGATTGTATGTTGGATATTCTTGGGCAGCTGGTCGGCCACGTTTAACGTTTTGCTTTCGATTCCTACCTCGCTCTTGGGGGCGTTCATCGGTCTTTATTTCCTAGGCTATACATTGAACACTTTCACCCTTTTGGGTTTGACGTTAGCTATTGGTATCGTGGTCGACGATGCCATCATGGTTTTAGAAAATATCTTCCGCTATAATGAAAACGGGCGGGGACGAATTGAGTCGGCGATCTTAGGCGCCCGGGAAATTTCGTTTGCCGCCATGGCGGCCACCGCCGCGGTTATTGCCATCTTCTTACCCGTGGCCTTCATGAAAGGCATCGTCGGTAAGTTCTTTATGCAGTTCGGGGTGACGATTTCTTTAGCGGTGTTCTTGTCGCTGATTGAATCTTTAACGATCACGCCGATGCGTTGTGCGGGCTTTGTTCATCACGGTGAAAGATCCACGCGCATTGGTCGTGGTTTTGAAAATTTCATGGTGTGGTTAAAAGTCAGTTATGAAAAATGGTTGAAAAGTGTCTTAAATCATCCATGGTGGACCGTTGTCGCGTCGATCATTTTTGTCGTCGTGTCTTTTGGTTCGATCAAGCTGCTCAATAAAGAAATGTCGCCAGCACAAGATCAAAGTCTTTTCATGGCGCGTTTGATTATGCCGGTGGGAACTTCGCTTGAGTATACGAACTTGCAAACACAAAAAGCTGAAAAATGGTTGATGGAGCAACCGGAAGTTAAGCAAGTCTATGCGGCGATTGGTGGATTTGGGGGCGGGGTTTCCGACGCCAATATCACCATGATGTTTGTGACCTTAAAAGACAAAGGTCAGCGCGGGATCAACAAAGCCAAGGGCAAAGAATTGTCCCAACAAGAATTTATGCAAGTCGCACGTGAAGGGCTGTCTAAAATCGAAGACATGCGTCCGGTTTTATTAGATTTATCGCAAGGTGGTTTTTCAGGTGGCCGTGGTTACCCGGTAGAGTTCACGGTCTTAGGTTCTGACTGGGAAAAACTTGCTAAATTTAACACTGAAATTATGAAACGGATGAGCGAGAGTGGTTTGATGGTCGACGTGGATTCCAATTACCTATTGGGTATGCCTGAAATCCAAGTCCGTCCTAATCGCTTAGAGTCCGCCCAGCACGGTGTTAGCGTGGCCGCTATTGGAACCACGGTGAATGCGCTCATTGGCGGAGCCAAAGTCGGTGAGTACCAAGTGGGTGGTCATCGTTACGACATCAAGGTGAAGCTGGTGGATCAGGGAGATCCCATGGGCGAGATTAAAACTTTGTTTGTCGGAAATGTGCAAGGTAACTTAATTCCGATGCCCAAGGTGACCAAAGAAGAAATTGGTTCCAGCTTGCAGTCGATCTCAAGATCCAACCGTCAGCGTGCGATCACGATCACCGCAAATTTGAAACAAGGCGTTTCTCAGCAAGATGCCATGGCGAAAGTGGACCAGATAGCCAAAGACGTTTTAGTTGAACCCGGTTACATGATTGAGCAAGGTGGAAGTTCAAAAACTTTTAAAGAATCTTTCCAAAGTTTGATTTTTGCCTTGGTCTTGGGTTTGATCATTGCCTACATGGTCTTAGCAAGTCAGTTCAATTCGTTCATTGATCCGATCGTGATTTTAGTCGCGTTGCCATTTAGTTTTAGCGGAGCATTCTTTGCACTTTTAATCACTGGTCAGTCATTGAATATGTATTCGATGATTGGTTTGTTGTTATTGATGGGGATCGTGAAAAAGAACTCGATTCTATTAATCGAATTTACGAACACCGTGCGAGACCGAGGAACGCGTGAAGCCATGGCAGCACTGATTGAAGCGTGTCCCATCCGCCTTCGTCCGATTTTGATGACGTCCGTGGCGACAATTGCGGCGGCAATTCCCTCGGCGACGGCAACAGGGGCAGGATCTGAAACCATGCGCCCGATGGCGATCTGCTTGATTGGCGGGGTTTTTGTTTCAACAGCCTTGACGTTATTTGTTGTTCCGGCGGTTTATCTGTTGATGGATAAATTCAAAACACGCGATGAAGTGCGTGAAAAAACCAAGCAGGCTTTTGCGGCCGTGGGTAACGAAGCTCTGGAATAA
- the ygiD gene encoding 4,5-DOPA dioxygenase extradiol encodes MSKMPALFVGHGSPMNALEQNTVTESFQKLGKDLPRPKAILAVSAHWETEGTQVLANTQPPTIHDFYGFPKSLFDIEYPAAGAPALAKRTQELLGDAILSEKWGLDHGTWSVLVHMYPKADIPVYQLSLDAKKSPQEHLETGRKLRTLREEGVLILGSGNIVHNLRAINWKEPNGVYSWGLEFDQQIKKALEARDEKTLTGYADLGDIAKLSVPTAEHYLPLLYVVGATTQDDVLTYPYQGYAMGSLSMRSVLYS; translated from the coding sequence ATGTCTAAAATGCCTGCTCTTTTTGTTGGCCATGGGTCACCGATGAATGCCTTAGAACAAAATACGGTGACGGAAAGTTTCCAAAAACTGGGAAAAGATCTTCCTCGTCCAAAAGCTATTTTAGCCGTGTCTGCGCATTGGGAAACCGAAGGCACGCAAGTGCTCGCAAATACCCAACCACCGACAATTCATGATTTTTATGGATTCCCAAAATCTCTTTTCGATATTGAATATCCCGCAGCCGGGGCGCCTGCTCTGGCGAAACGCACTCAAGAACTTTTGGGCGACGCGATTTTAAGTGAAAAATGGGGCTTAGACCACGGCACGTGGTCCGTCTTAGTTCACATGTATCCGAAGGCTGACATCCCTGTATATCAGCTCAGCCTAGATGCAAAAAAATCGCCGCAAGAACATTTAGAAACCGGCAGAAAGCTTCGCACTTTGCGCGAAGAAGGTGTTTTGATTTTGGGTTCTGGGAATATCGTGCACAACCTACGCGCCATCAATTGGAAAGAACCTAACGGCGTTTATTCGTGGGGGTTAGAGTTTGATCAACAGATCAAAAAAGCTTTGGAAGCTCGCGATGAAAAAACGCTCACCGGCTATGCAGACTTAGGTGATATCGCAAAACTTTCAGTTCCGACCGCGGAACATTATCTGCCACTTCTGTATGTGGTGGGCGCCACCACCCAGGATGACGTTTTAACCTATCCCTATCAAGGATATGCGATGGGAAGTCTTTCAATGCGGTCGGTGCTGTATTCTTAA